From one uncultured Paludibacter sp. genomic stretch:
- a CDS encoding DNA polymerase III, alpha subunit: MSSFIHLHVHSSYSVLDGMSSVSGLVDRAVKCGMNAVALTDHGNMFGIKEFYNYAKKKNGKLKDEIKNLKKQLESTAAPEEEKEKIRLQIEEKEKKIFKPIIGSEVYVARRGRNFKDKDAKEDRSGYHLILLAKNLEGYKNLSRLVSIGWTEGFYYRPRIDHELLEKYSEGLIASSACLGGEIHKYIEKGDLSEAEKRVLWYKKVFGDDYYLELQRHKTDKEGADTETYEKQMRQNEDLIKLARKTNTKLIATNDVHFLEEEHADAHEHLICLSTGKDLDDPTRMRYTKQEWLKSPEEMAEIFADIPEALENTLEIADKIENYSIDSAPMMPVFPIPEDFGTEEEYKKKFSEEDLKTEFDDAYERLGGYEKVIRVKLEADYLTKLTYEGAEKRYGSNLNDETRERIDFELNVMKKMGFPGYFLIVQDFIQAARDMGISVGPGRGSAAGSVVAYCLKITNIDPLPYDLLFERFLNPDRISMPDIDIDFEDDKRGQVMRWVTDKYGKERVANIVTYGSMATKSSIKDVARVQKLPLSEAERLTKLIPQRFPKDENGNDIKINISNCIKHVPELREARNSNNPMLSNTLRFAEMLEGTVRQTGVHACGLIIGSDDLRNLVPLSTAVDKETKEDKVITQYEGSVIEEIGLIKMDFLGLKTLSIIKDAVANIKKSKGIDIDIDNIPLDDKKTYKLFSKGDTVGVFQFESAGMQKYLKDLKPTKFEDLIAMNALYRPGPMDYIPQFVRRKHGEEPIEYPFPVMEKRLKETYGITVYQEQVMLLSRDLAGFTRGQSDELRKAMGKKLKDKMESLHEKFIEGAQKNGFGPVEKLEQIWDDWAKFASYAFNKSHATCYSLVAYQTAYIKAHYPAEFMAANLTRNKDDISEVGKLMDECKSMGINVMGPDINESELTFTVNKDGHIRFGLGGIKNVGDGAVESIISERENNGKFKNVFDFFERVNLTSCNKKNVESLVLAGAFDTLPDIKREQFFTNNSKEEQVLETLLRYGNLYQQDAAFNQNSLFGSLDNSVDIAKPEIPYANEWTGLVKLNKEREMIGMYLSAHPMDEFEFEMNNICNASTADLKDLTGYQLGTGLKIGGMMTSFRRDTAKNGKPYGRFTLEDYSGAHEFFLFGDNYESFGKYLIDDLFVFIHGIVQVRGSDFKNYKPDPNVKPELEMKIVKMMPIKDIRKAVKRIKISLSLQKLDNDVVMELTDAILENKGDVNVYVEVKDFFSSEKVTLFARHHSIKINSAMYQYLKRAKEEEILDYKVEMS; this comes from the coding sequence ATGTCTTCTTTTATTCATCTTCACGTCCATTCCAGTTATTCCGTTCTCGACGGGATGTCGAGTGTTTCAGGGTTAGTTGACCGCGCCGTAAAGTGTGGAATGAACGCCGTCGCCCTTACCGATCACGGAAATATGTTCGGGATAAAGGAGTTTTACAACTACGCCAAAAAGAAAAACGGTAAGTTGAAAGACGAAATAAAAAACCTTAAAAAACAATTGGAAAGCACAGCAGCGCCGGAAGAAGAAAAAGAAAAAATCCGACTGCAAATAGAAGAAAAAGAAAAAAAGATATTTAAACCCATTATTGGTTCTGAAGTTTACGTGGCGCGCCGCGGAAGGAATTTCAAAGACAAAGACGCGAAAGAAGACCGCAGCGGGTATCATTTAATTTTATTGGCAAAAAATCTGGAAGGATATAAAAATCTTTCCAGATTGGTTTCCATAGGTTGGACGGAAGGTTTTTATTACCGTCCGCGCATAGACCACGAACTGCTCGAAAAATACAGCGAAGGACTGATAGCATCCTCCGCATGTTTGGGCGGCGAAATTCATAAATACATAGAAAAAGGCGATTTAAGCGAAGCGGAAAAACGCGTTTTATGGTACAAAAAAGTATTTGGCGACGATTATTACCTCGAACTTCAACGCCATAAAACAGATAAAGAAGGCGCAGATACAGAAACGTATGAGAAACAAATGCGCCAAAACGAGGATTTAATTAAACTCGCCCGCAAAACAAATACAAAACTGATAGCCACCAACGACGTTCATTTTTTAGAAGAAGAACACGCCGATGCCCACGAACATTTAATTTGTTTAAGCACGGGAAAAGATTTGGACGATCCCACGCGGATGCGTTACACAAAGCAGGAATGGTTAAAATCGCCGGAAGAAATGGCTGAAATTTTTGCCGATATTCCCGAAGCATTGGAAAACACACTCGAAATTGCCGATAAAATAGAAAATTACAGCATCGACTCCGCTCCAATGATGCCTGTATTTCCTATTCCTGAAGATTTTGGAACGGAAGAGGAATACAAAAAGAAATTTTCGGAAGAAGATTTAAAAACCGAATTTGACGATGCTTACGAACGACTTGGAGGATATGAAAAAGTAATTCGGGTAAAACTGGAGGCGGATTATTTAACCAAACTTACGTACGAAGGAGCTGAAAAACGATACGGAAGCAATTTGAATGACGAAACCCGTGAACGGATTGACTTTGAACTGAACGTTATGAAAAAAATGGGGTTTCCCGGTTATTTTCTCATCGTACAGGATTTTATTCAGGCAGCGCGCGATATGGGAATTTCAGTAGGTCCCGGGCGCGGTTCTGCCGCAGGTTCCGTTGTTGCATACTGCTTGAAAATCACCAATATCGATCCGCTTCCGTACGATTTACTTTTCGAGCGTTTCCTCAACCCCGACCGTATTTCAATGCCCGATATTGACATTGACTTTGAAGACGATAAACGCGGACAGGTAATGCGCTGGGTAACAGATAAATATGGAAAAGAACGAGTTGCAAACATCGTTACGTATGGTTCTATGGCAACAAAATCGTCTATTAAAGACGTGGCGCGCGTGCAAAAACTTCCTTTGTCCGAAGCAGAAAGATTAACTAAATTGATTCCCCAAAGATTTCCCAAAGATGAAAACGGGAACGACATCAAAATAAATATTTCCAACTGTATAAAACATGTTCCGGAATTGCGAGAAGCGCGTAATTCAAACAATCCGATGCTTTCAAACACATTGCGTTTTGCCGAAATGCTGGAAGGAACTGTACGCCAAACAGGAGTTCACGCTTGTGGATTAATTATCGGTTCCGACGATTTGAGAAACCTCGTACCCTTAAGCACTGCGGTAGATAAAGAAACCAAAGAAGACAAAGTGATAACGCAATACGAAGGGTCGGTTATTGAAGAAATTGGTTTGATAAAAATGGATTTCCTTGGACTGAAAACGCTTTCCATTATCAAAGATGCGGTTGCCAATATCAAAAAATCGAAAGGAATAGACATTGATATTGACAATATTCCACTTGATGATAAAAAAACATACAAACTTTTCAGTAAAGGAGATACCGTAGGCGTGTTCCAATTTGAAAGCGCCGGAATGCAGAAATACCTCAAAGATCTCAAACCCACCAAGTTTGAGGATTTGATTGCGATGAACGCATTATATCGTCCGGGACCGATGGATTATATTCCACAATTTGTGAGACGCAAACACGGAGAAGAACCCATTGAATATCCCTTCCCCGTTATGGAAAAACGTTTGAAAGAAACGTACGGAATTACCGTTTATCAGGAACAAGTCATGCTTCTCAGTCGTGATTTAGCCGGTTTCACCCGCGGTCAATCTGATGAATTAAGAAAAGCAATGGGTAAAAAGTTGAAAGATAAAATGGAGTCGTTGCACGAGAAATTTATCGAAGGAGCTCAAAAAAACGGTTTTGGACCCGTTGAAAAACTGGAACAAATCTGGGACGACTGGGCAAAATTTGCCTCTTACGCTTTTAACAAATCACACGCCACATGTTATTCTCTTGTGGCATATCAAACGGCATACATCAAAGCGCATTACCCCGCAGAATTTATGGCTGCCAACCTCACGCGTAATAAGGATGATATTTCCGAAGTTGGCAAACTGATGGACGAATGCAAATCGATGGGAATAAATGTGATGGGACCCGATATTAACGAAAGTGAACTGACATTTACCGTAAATAAAGACGGACATATTCGCTTTGGACTCGGCGGAATAAAAAACGTAGGCGATGGCGCGGTGGAAAGTATTATTTCGGAAAGAGAAAACAACGGAAAATTCAAAAACGTATTTGATTTCTTTGAACGCGTAAATCTCACATCGTGCAATAAGAAAAACGTTGAAAGTTTAGTTCTCGCGGGCGCTTTCGACACGCTTCCCGACATTAAACGCGAACAATTTTTCACCAACAACAGCAAAGAAGAACAAGTGCTTGAAACTTTACTTCGATACGGGAACTTATACCAGCAAGATGCTGCATTTAATCAAAATTCACTCTTTGGAAGTTTAGACAATAGCGTGGATATTGCTAAACCCGAAATCCCATACGCTAATGAATGGACAGGATTGGTAAAACTCAATAAAGAACGGGAAATGATTGGAATGTATCTTTCAGCCCATCCGATGGATGAATTTGAGTTTGAAATGAATAATATTTGCAACGCAAGCACTGCCGATTTGAAAGATTTAACCGGATATCAATTGGGAACGGGCTTAAAAATTGGAGGAATGATGACCTCTTTCCGCAGGGATACGGCAAAAAACGGAAAACCTTACGGACGTTTTACCCTTGAAGATTACAGCGGAGCACACGAATTTTTCCTCTTTGGAGACAATTATGAGAGTTTTGGAAAATATCTGATTGACGATTTATTTGTTTTCATTCATGGAATAGTTCAGGTAAGAGGTTCCGATTTTAAAAATT
- a CDS encoding transposase (fragment): MTNHVHLIIRAKEVFLLQNILRDFKRHTSKKVVDAIKQNPQESRKEWLIEKFVSDAGISFWGTDNHPIELWSNKVIDQKLNYIHNNPVEEGLVFKPEQYVYSSAIDYAGGKACWI, translated from the coding sequence ATGACTAATCACGTCCATTTAATCATTCGTGCTAAAGAAGTTTTTCTACTGCAAAATATTTTACGTGATTTCAAACGCCATACAAGCAAAAAGGTAGTTGATGCAATAAAGCAAAATCCACAAGAGAGCAGGAAAGAATGGTTGATAGAAAAATTCGTAAGTGATGCCGGTATATCTTTTTGGGGAACAGATAATCATCCTATTGAGTTGTGGAGCAATAAAGTTATCGACCAAAAGCTTAACTACATACACAACAATCCTGTAGAAGAGGGTTTGGTTTTTAAGCCGGAGCAATATGTGTATAGCAGTGCTATTGATTATGCGGGGGGAAAGGCTTGTTGGATATAG
- a CDS encoding hypothetical protein (Evidence 5 : Unknown function) has protein sequence MLFKQRTDEYPRERGEQFKVQYCNFYDYLKNVTSPANVLNYNTFP, from the coding sequence TTGCTTTTCAAGCAACGCACGGATGAATATCCGCGCGAGCGGGGAGAACAATTTAAAGTCCAATATTGTAACTTTTATGATTATCTAAAAAATGTTACCAGTCCAGCAAATGTTCTTAATTATAATACTTTTCCATAA
- a CDS encoding membrane hypothetical protein (Evidence 5 : Unknown function), with amino-acid sequence MKFLIYFISVFFNCYNRGKNKDIAYEYGIAVFSIIFLTNILTLLIAFGVPLYFDIELFSKFQTYIIFSLIIFATSFTFSKIATKKRLLEIDYKKRDIYTDYIVLFSYVISSLILLIIVVLRSKS; translated from the coding sequence ATGAAATTCTTAATATATTTTATTTCCGTTTTCTTCAATTGTTACAATAGGGGAAAAAATAAAGATATTGCTTATGAATACGGTATTGCAGTTTTTTCAATTATTTTCTTGACAAATATATTAACATTGCTTATAGCCTTTGGTGTACCTCTTTATTTCGATATTGAGCTTTTTTCCAAGTTCCAAACATATATTATTTTTAGTCTGATTATTTTTGCTACTAGTTTCACATTTAGTAAGATTGCAACTAAGAAAAGATTATTAGAAATAGATTACAAAAAAAGAGACATTTATACCGACTATATCGTATTATTTAGCTATGTTATTAGTTCTTTAATACTACTTATTATCGTGGTATTACGGAGTAAAAGTTAA
- a CDS encoding hypothetical protein (Evidence 5 : Unknown function) translates to MLNHGGEIIKNIVQNKYVVAGIYGAGGDEAGDNPLLKEIVEGEGGKMFTPARADIHPCVVR, encoded by the coding sequence TTGCTGAATCATGGAGGAGAAATTATTAAAAATATAGTCCAGAATAAATATGTTGTTGCGGGTATTTATGGAGCTGGTGGAGATGAAGCAGGGGATAATCCTTTATTAAAAGAAATTGTGGAAGGAGAAGGAGGTAAAATGTTTACCCCCGCTCGCGCGGATATTCATCCGTGTGTTGTTCGTTAG
- the aroK gene encoding Shikimate kinase — MKLYLIGYMGSGKTTIGKXIXXKLHWDFXDMDEXIEQRYGMEVSXIFRLFGENEFRGAEQEIXKELTEKENAVVSTGGGAPCFYDNMELMNKTGKTFYLNFSPAFLAERLLLTDLEKRPILARLQKEELKNFIGENLSKREAFYLQAQHKVTGTDEEITEKILKIIEKEDW; from the coding sequence ATGAAACTTTATCTGATAGGTTATATGGGTTCTGGCAAAACTACCATAGGAAAANCCATANCGGNAAAACTCCACTGGGATTTTTTNGATATGGATGAANTCATTGAACAGCGATACGGAATGGAAGTGTCGGANATTTTCCGTCTTTTTGGCGAAAATGAATTTCGCGGAGCGGAACAGGAAATANTGAAAGAACTTACGGAAAAAGAAAACGCGGTTGTTTCCACAGGCGGAGGCGCGCCTTGTTTTTATGACAATATGGAACTGATGAATAAAACAGGGAAAACTTTTTATTTAAATTTCTCTCCCGCATTTCTGGCAGAACGTCTTTTACTCACCGATTTAGAAAAACGCCCTATTCTTGCCCGACTGCAAAAAGAAGAATTAAAAAACTTTATCGGCGAAAATTTATCGAAACGTGAAGCTTTTTACTTGCAAGCGCAACATAAAGTTACGGGAACTGACGAGGAAATTACGGAAAAGATTTTGAAAATCATTGAAAAAGAAGATTGGTAA
- the ansA gene encoding L-asparaginase 1, giving the protein MLRSYPIIELYLHIYLGYQEMESKKSVLLLFTGGTISMSEDPATGALRPIDFESIKKMTPELSRLGIHTEAIPFLPLLDSSXINPEIWEXIALTIKENYQKFDGFVVLHGTDTMSYSASALSFMFENLSKPVIFTGAQLPIGRLRTDAKENLITAVEIAAAKNEIGNSIVPEVCIFFEDTLFRANRTTKXNAEHFNAFASFNYPHLAKAGVHIKYYXDFIRYPKPISSLXVRTKIDRHVAILKIFPGITEETVAAFLQIPKLKGVILETFGTGNAPRKAWFYKLLKDATDRGIVIVNKTQCSIGSVEMGRYETSLDLVNAGVISGFDSTTEALVAKLMYLLGENEDIEKVKKMMSVSICGEMTVY; this is encoded by the coding sequence TTGTTAAGGAGTTATCCGATTATTGAATTATATTTGCACATTTATTTGGGGTATCAAGAAATGGAAAGTAAAAAATCTGTCTTATTGTTATTTACGGGCGGCACCATTAGCATGTCAGAAGATCCGGCAACAGGAGCGTTACGNCCGATTGATTTTGAATCGATAAAAAAAATGACCCCCGAATTAAGCCGNTTAGGTATTCACACNGAAGCCATCCCTTTTTTACCGTTATTAGATTCATCGGANATCAATCCTGAAATTTGGGAAANAATAGCGCTGACAATCAAAGAAAACTACCAAAAATTTGATGGATTTGTTGTGTTGCACGGTACGGATACAATGTCCTATTCTGCTTCAGCATTGAGTTTTATGTTTGAAAACCTGAGTAAACCCGTTATTTTTACAGGAGCTCAACTTCCCATAGGAAGATTGCGTACCGATGCAAAAGAGAATTTGATTACGGCAGTAGAAATTGCCGCCGCGAAGAATGAAATAGGAAATTCAATTGTTCCAGAAGTTTGTATATTTTTTGAAGATACGCTTTTTAGAGCCAATCGCACCACAAAACANAATGCCGAACATTTCAATGCCTTTGCTTCATTTAATTATCCGCATCTTGCCAAAGCAGGAGTGCATATAAAATATTACNCCGATTTTATTCGTTATCCNAAACCAATTTCATCGTTACANGTGCGTACAAAAATAGACCGACACGTGGCAATTCTGAAGATTTTCCCGGGAATTACAGAAGAAACCGTTGCTGCTTTTTTACAAATTCCCAAACTTAAGGGCGTAATACTCGAAACATTTGGTACTGGAAATGCCCCGCGCAAAGCATGGTTTTATAAATTACTGAAAGATGCTACAGATAGAGGTATTGTTATCGTAAACAAAACCCAATGCAGCATAGGAAGTGTGGAAATGGGACGATACGAAACCAGTTTGGATTTGGTAAATGCAGGTGTTATCAGTGGCTTTGACAGCACTACGGAAGCGCTTGTGGCAAAATTAATGTACCTTTTGGGGGAAAATGAAGACATCGAAAAAGTGAAAAAAATGATGTCGGTAAGCATTTGTGGAGAAATGACCGTTTATTAA
- a CDS encoding putative Transcriptional regulator, CAP family (Evidence 3 : Putative function from multiple computational evidences) — protein MSDFSTSNNGCERIAACFHDLNRQELEFINSRKTEVKYLAGETLYKQGAFAPHVLLVLEGLVKVYLQTGNDKQINLFLAKPGDFLAFSSVFGENVYNYSAAAVTDVQICMMDKESMRQVLLGNSNFAMRITSRNCRNESQYLSIIHNLTYRQMRGKLASALLYLSSEDFADVHVFPFLTRQDIANFASIATESAIKFLKEFEKEEIIALEGKDIRILNRKKIEEIEKWG, from the coding sequence ATGTCAGACTTTTCTACTTCAAACAACGGATGCGAAAGAATTGCTGCCTGTTTTCATGACTTAAATCGGCAAGAACTCGAATTTATAAACAGCAGAAAAACCGAAGTTAAATATTTAGCAGGTGAAACGCTATATAAACAAGGAGCATTTGCACCACACGTATTGTTGGTGCTCGAAGGATTGGTAAAAGTGTATTTACAAACCGGAAACGACAAGCAAATTAATCTTTTTTTAGCGAAACCGGGTGATTTTTTGGCTTTTTCATCGGTTTTCGGAGAAAATGTGTATAATTATTCTGCTGCAGCAGTTACCGATGTGCAAATTTGTATGATGGATAAAGAAAGTATGCGTCAGGTTTTATTAGGGAATTCTAATTTTGCTATGCGCATTACTTCCCGCAACTGTCGAAATGAAAGTCAGTATTTGAGTATCATTCATAATTTGACTTATCGGCAAATGCGGGGAAAACTGGCTTCGGCTCTACTTTATTTGAGCAGCGAAGATTTTGCAGATGTACACGTATTTCCTTTTCTCACAAGACAAGATATTGCAAATTTCGCATCTATTGCTACCGAAAGCGCCATTAAATTTCTTAAAGAATTTGAAAAAGAAGAAATTATTGCTTTAGAAGGAAAAGATATCCGGATTTTGAACAGGAAAAAAATAGAAGAAATTGAAAAATGGGGATAG
- a CDS encoding conserved hypothetical protein (Evidence 4 : Unknown function but conserved in other organisms) has protein sequence MKYLQTAVPEIESAAQLEKILSENENVMVCCGRMGPMCIPVYDVMEELQEERPNVKFYSMAFDSPESAVIRRAPECAGFMGLPFTMYYKNGKVAKATTSIQSRQQITSILDEHLA, from the coding sequence ATGAAGTATTTACAAACAGCTGTACCTGAAATAGAAAGTGCGGCACAATTGGAAAAAATTTTAAGTGAAAATGAAAATGTAATGGTTTGTTGCGGAAGAATGGGACCAATGTGTATCCCTGTATATGACGTAATGGAGGAATTACAAGAAGAACGTCCGAATGTAAAATTTTATTCCATGGCGTTCGACAGTCCTGAGTCTGCCGTAATTCGCAGGGCGCCTGAGTGTGCAGGTTTTATGGGATTGCCGTTTACTATGTATTATAAAAACGGAAAAGTTGCTAAAGCTACTACCAGCATTCAAAGCAGACAACAAATTACTTCCATTTTGGACGAGCATCTTGCTTAA
- the trxB gene encoding Thioredoxin reductase, translating into MEKIYDVMILGAGAAGLTAGIYASRAKLDTLILNEGVIGGQMVLTNEIANYPGVETVKGYELVNIMKKQAKEFGCTIKTNVKIIRYDLKGETKEVELEDGRKFQAKTVILAPGGKPRSLNIPGEKEFEGRGISYCATCDGDFFQDKRLVVVGGGNSALEEAVTLTNFASHVTIVHQFDHFQAFAHAVEEAKKNPKIDFVMSSEPRAYIGGENLQKVRIENMITHEMSDIETDGVFVFIGYMPNTTAFDGIVEINERNEIMVDAAMRTNVDGVFAAGDSIAKRYRQVTTAVAEGTIAALSASEYIRTK; encoded by the coding sequence ATGGAAAAAATATATGATGTAATGATATTGGGAGCGGGAGCAGCAGGTCTTACTGCGGGAATTTATGCTTCCAGAGCCAAACTCGACACTTTGATTTTAAACGAAGGTGTGATAGGAGGACAGATGGTGCTTACCAATGAAATTGCCAATTATCCCGGAGTAGAAACAGTGAAAGGATATGAGTTGGTTAATATCATGAAAAAGCAAGCAAAAGAATTTGGTTGTACGATAAAAACGAATGTAAAAATTATTCGATATGACTTAAAAGGTGAAACAAAAGAAGTGGAATTGGAAGACGGGCGTAAATTTCAGGCAAAAACCGTAATTTTGGCTCCCGGCGGAAAACCGCGTTCACTGAATATCCCCGGCGAAAAAGAGTTCGAGGGTCGCGGTATATCGTATTGCGCAACGTGTGATGGCGATTTCTTTCAAGATAAACGTTTAGTTGTTGTTGGCGGAGGAAATTCCGCATTGGAAGAAGCGGTAACCCTGACCAATTTTGCATCTCACGTAACTATTGTACATCAATTCGATCATTTTCAGGCATTTGCACACGCTGTGGAAGAAGCAAAGAAAAATCCGAAAATAGATTTTGTTATGTCATCGGAACCACGTGCTTACATTGGCGGTGAAAATCTGCAAAAAGTTCGGATAGAAAATATGATTACGCACGAAATGTCTGATATTGAAACCGACGGTGTTTTTGTATTCATAGGTTATATGCCCAATACAACTGCTTTTGATGGCATTGTGGAAATCAACGAGCGAAATGAAATTATGGTGGATGCAGCAATGCGAACCAATGTGGATGGGGTTTTTGCTGCCGGCGACAGTATTGCAAAACGTTATCGTCAAGTTACCACAGCAGTAGCGGAAGGAACAATCGCCGCTTTAAGCGCATCGGAATATATCAGAACGAAATAA
- the thiL gene encoding Thiamine-monophosphate kinase: protein MTEISKYGEFGLIKHLTEKFKIQNPSTLKGVGDDAAVLDYAEKQVLVTTDLLLEGVHFDLTYVPLKHLGYKSAVVNFSDIYAMNGQPKQITVSLGVSKRFSVEDLEDFYAGIKLACEFYGVDLVGGDTSASLTGLAISITCIGEGEKDKIVFRNGAKENDLICVSGDLGSAYMGLQLLEREKTVFQGHSENIQPDFEGKEYILQRQLKPEARKDIVAALKEKGIIPTAMMDISDGLSSELIHICSQSNVGCRVYEDKIPIHYQAAVMAEELNMNIVTAALNGGEDYELVFTVSLEDYDKVISMENVGIIGHITKKELGLNLVGREEEEIPLKAQGWNSLSEP from the coding sequence ATGACAGAAATATCAAAATACGGCGAGTTTGGTTTAATCAAACATCTGACCGAAAAATTTAAAATACAAAATCCGTCCACGCTAAAAGGTGTTGGAGACGATGCGGCTGTACTGGATTACGCGGAAAAACAAGTACTTGTCACCACCGATTTATTATTGGAGGGCGTTCATTTTGACCTCACTTATGTTCCACTGAAACATTTAGGGTACAAATCGGCGGTGGTTAATTTTTCTGATATTTACGCTATGAACGGACAACCGAAACAAATCACCGTTTCGTTGGGCGTTTCAAAACGCTTTTCGGTGGAAGATTTGGAGGATTTTTATGCCGGAATTAAGTTGGCGTGCGAATTTTACGGCGTTGATTTAGTTGGAGGCGATACTTCCGCCTCGCTCACAGGATTGGCTATCAGCATTACGTGCATCGGCGAAGGCGAAAAAGACAAAATTGTATTCCGCAACGGCGCCAAAGAAAACGACTTGATTTGTGTTTCGGGAGATTTAGGTTCGGCATATATGGGTTTGCAATTGTTGGAACGTGAAAAAACCGTTTTCCAAGGACATTCAGAGAATATTCAACCCGATTTTGAAGGAAAAGAATACATTTTACAACGCCAGTTGAAACCGGAAGCGCGTAAAGATATTGTAGCCGCATTGAAAGAAAAAGGAATTATTCCAACGGCAATGATGGATATTTCAGACGGACTTTCATCGGAATTGATACATATTTGCTCCCAAAGTAACGTAGGATGCCGCGTGTACGAAGATAAAATTCCTATCCATTATCAGGCGGCGGTAATGGCTGAAGAACTGAATATGAATATTGTGACTGCGGCTTTAAATGGCGGCGAAGATTACGAATTGGTTTTCACCGTTTCGTTGGAAGATTATGATAAGGTAATTTCGATGGAAAACGTTGGAATTATCGGACACATCACAAAAAAGGAACTCGGATTAAATCTTGTAGGACGCGAAGAAGAAGAAATTCCGTTAAAAGCGCAAGGTTGGAATTCGTTGTCAGAACCTTGA
- a CDS encoding membrane hypothetical protein (Evidence 5 : Unknown function): MKNILKYLTIAGVLILFLPFFRMCTGKKAADVPVETVDSILQTDSSNVSTSILKNNTDSIEKEKANIQKEIDKEDTYSGFGLGIYFFKMTFVKEQNTTSNSIYDPNKKYDVEEEREKIKTVKDFFVFVYQTIITYIPFLFFVFIILNSFLLVFYSFKNKFKKIRNVAIINVSILIISYLLMYLGFYLVKFNQIKYGSYLFVINSILIIYFSIKNKKNITI; encoded by the coding sequence ATGAAAAACATACTAAAATACCTCACCATCGCAGGAGTTTTGATACTTTTTCTGCCGTTTTTTAGAATGTGTACTGGTAAAAAAGCAGCAGATGTTCCTGTTGAAACAGTAGATTCTATCCTTCAAACAGATTCTTCAAACGTTTCAACATCGATTTTAAAAAATAACACAGATTCAATAGAAAAAGAAAAAGCTAACATACAAAAAGAAATTGACAAAGAAGACACTTATTCGGGATTTGGTTTAGGAATATACTTTTTCAAAATGACTTTTGTGAAAGAACAAAATACAACATCTAATTCAATATATGATCCTAATAAAAAATATGACGTAGAAGAAGAACGTGAAAAGATCAAAACTGTAAAAGATTTCTTTGTGTTTGTCTATCAAACAATTATTACATATATTCCATTTCTGTTTTTCGTTTTTATTATACTGAATTCATTTCTACTTGTTTTTTATTCATTTAAAAATAAATTCAAGAAAATACGAAATGTTGCAATCATCAATGTAAGTATACTTATTATATCCTATTTATTAATGTATTTGGGCTTTTATTTGGTTAAATTCAACCAAATAAAATACGGCTCATATTTATTTGTAATCAATTCCATACTAATAATTTACTTTTCAATTAAAAATAAAAAAAATATAACAATATAG